A genomic segment from Anas platyrhynchos isolate ZD024472 breed Pekin duck chromosome 5, IASCAAS_PekinDuck_T2T, whole genome shotgun sequence encodes:
- the GPR68 gene encoding ovarian cancer G-protein coupled receptor 1: protein MVNSTENATEQCIIDHNIHQILSPVVYIFVFIIGLPANCLSLYYGYLQIKAKNELGIYLCNLTVADLFYIFSLPFWIQYVLQHDNWTYDELLCKICGILLYENIYISVGFLCCISIDRYLAVVHPFRFHQFRTMKAAMIVSAVIWTKEIMTCCFVFTRGEISMDAESHVVCFEHYPIKDWEHNINYYRFSAGFLFPFFLLAFSYCGILRVVHKSHGTQKNKKIQIKRLVSSTVFIFLVCFGPYHILLVIRSVFENNCSFADKIFNIYHASLLLTTFNCVADPVLYCFSSESTYHNFAKIRDSCLTCLGCLKTEMKESYQLSAPETPNRPQHEQQPGLLQKSCDTTETMEDSSINMGYL, encoded by the coding sequence ATGGTGAATTCCACAGAGAATGCAACCGAACAGTGTATTATTGACCATAATATCCACCAGATATTATCCCCTGTGGTATACATATTTGTATTCATAATAGGCTTGCCAGCCAACTGCCTGTCACTGTACTACGGGTACTTACAGATCAAGGCTAAAAATGAATTGGGTATCTACCTTTGCAATTTGACTGTAGCAGACCtcttttacatattttctttgcctttctggATCCAGTACGTTTTACAGCATGACAACTGGACCTATGACGAACTGCTGTGCAAAATCTGTGGCATCCTCTTGTATGAGAATATCTATATCAGCGTGGGCTTCCTCTGCTGCATCTCCATCGACCGCTACCTAGCAGTAGTGCACCCTTTCCGGTTTCATCAGTTTCGGACAATGAAGGCAGCTATGATTGTGAGCGCTGTTATCTGGACCAAAGAAATAATGACCTGCTGCTTTGTCTTTACACGCGGGGAGATCAGTATGGATGCCGAGAGCCATGTGGTATGCTTTGAGCATTACCCCATCAAAGACTGGGAGCACAACATCAATTACTATCGCTTCTCTGCTggcttccttttccccttctttctgcTGGCCTTCTCTTACTGTGGGATTTTAAGAGTTGTCCATAAGAGTCATGGCACtcaaaagaataagaaaatccAAATTAAACGACTGGTTTCAAGcactgtcttcatttttttagtGTGCTTTGGACCATACCATATCCTACTTGTAATTCGCAGCGTGTTTGAGAACAACTGCTCATTTGCtgacaaaatatttaacatttaccATGCTTCTCTCCTGTTGACTACTTTTAACTGTGTTGCTGACCCAGTATTGTACTGTTTTTCCAGTGAAAGCACTTACCATAACTTTGCCAAGATACGAGACTCTTGTTTAACATGTTTAGGATGTCTAAAGACCGAGATGAAAGAATCCTATCAGCTGAGTGCTCCAGAAACTCCCAACAGGCCACAACATGAGCAACAGCCAGGGTTATTACAAAAATCATGTGATACTACTGAAACAATGGAAGACTCTTCAATTAACATGGGCTATTTATAG